In Malus sylvestris chromosome 15, drMalSylv7.2, whole genome shotgun sequence, a single genomic region encodes these proteins:
- the LOC126605954 gene encoding protein DETOXIFICATION 51-like isoform X1, whose translation MYNPNPSSTATKTEHHHHQPPQPHFFLDFLSLPEAPKPPPLPHFTSSLAVSDIVAETKSLFQLAFPILLTALILYSRSVVSMLFLGHLGDLELAAGSLAIAFANITGYSVLSGLALGMEPLCSQAFGAQRPKLLSLTLHRSVIFLTLASLPISLLWVSMSVILLYLRQDPDITAVAHTYLIFSLPDLFTNSLIHPIRIYLRAQGITHPLTLASLAGALFHLPMNLLLVTRLQLGVAGVAAASAASNLFVLLALVSYVWATGIHEPTWTKPSRECLTGWKPLLRLAAPSCVSVCLEWWWYEIMIVLCGLLVDPRATVASMGVLIQTTSLIYAFPSSLSFAVSTRVGNELGANRPHKAKLSSAVAVMIAFLMGLSATSLASGMRGSWARMFTSDAEIVRLTSAALPILGLCELGNCPQTVGCGVLRGSARPSTAANVNLSAFYLVGMPVAVGLGFWVGIGFCGLWIGLLSAQVCCAGLMLYVVGTTDWDLQAKRAQSLTCAGSEITVPDCKVVEEQQPLIIITVPSSRNIFHRFYKKSQSLNSSLVCYVVKRLLN comes from the coding sequence ATGTATAATCCAAACCCTTCATCCACAGCCACGAAAACAGAGCATCATCACCATCAGCCGCCGCAGCCCCACTTTTTCCTAGACTTCTTATCCTTACCAGAAGCTCCAAAGCCGCCTCCGCTGCCACATTTCACAAGTTCACTTGCTGTTTCGGACATAGTCGCCGAGACCAAGTCTCTGTTTCAGCTGGCCTTCCCAATCCTCCTCACCGCCCTCATTCTCTACTCCCGCTCAGTCGTCTCGATGCTCTTCCTTGGCCACCTCGGCGACCTCGAGCTCGCCGCTGGATCCCTCGCCATCGCATTCGCTAACATCACCGGCTACTCCGTCCTCTCCGGACTAGCCCTGGGCATGGAACCTCTCTGTTCCCAAGCCTTCGGTGCCCAACGTCCGAAGCTCCTCTCTTTGACCCTCCACCGCTCCGTCATCTTCCTCACCCTCGCATCGCTGCCCATTTCGCTCCTCTGGGTCAGCATGTCAGTAATCCTCTTGTACCTCCGCCAGGACCCAGATATCACCGCCGTGGCCCACACCTATCTCATCTTCTCCCTCCCTGACCTCTTCACAAACTCCCTCATTCACCCAATCCGCATATACCTTCGCGCGCAGGGAATCACCCACCCGCTCACGTTAGCATCCCTCGCCGGCGCGCTCTTCCACCTCCCGATGAACCTCCTGTTAGTCACTCGGCTCCAGCTCGGCGTGGCCGGAGTCGCGGCGGCTTCCGCCGCTTCCAATCTATTTGTTTTACTGGCCCTCGTGTCGTACGTGTGGGCCACAGGGATCCACGAGCCAACATGGACGAAGCCGAGCCGCGAGTGCCTGACAGGTTGGAAGCCACTGCTTCGGCTCGCCGCACCGAGCTGCGTTTCCGTGTGCTTGGAGTGGTGGTGGTATGAGATCATGATCGTCCTGTGTGGGCTCCTCGTGGACCCCAGAGCAACCGTCGCCTCGATGGGCGTGCTCATCCAAACGACGTCGCTGATATACGCGTTCCCGTCCTCCTTGAGCTTCGCGGTCTCGACGCGGGTCGGGAACGAGCTCGGGGCGAACCGGCCGCACAAGGCAAAGTTATCCTCTGCGGTGGCGGTCATGATTGCGTTCTTGATGGGCCTATCCGCGACGAGTTTGGCGTCTGGGATGCGGGGGAGCTGGGCTCGGATGTTCACCAGCGACGCGGAGATCGTGCGGCTGACGTCGGCGGCGCTGCCGATCCTAGGCCTGTGCGAACTTGGCAACTGCCCGCAGACAGTGGGTTGTGGGGTCCTCAGAGGCAGCGCACGTCCGTCCACCGCGGCTAACGTGAACCTCAGCGCATTCTATCTCGTGGGCATGCCCGTGGCTGTGGGACTCGGGTTCTGGGTAGGAATCGGGTTTTGTGGATTATGGATCGGGTTGCTGTCAGCCCAGGTTTGTTGTGCTGGGCTGATGTTGTATGTGGTTGGGACCACAGACTGGGATCTTCAAGCTAAGAGGGCCCAGTCGCTAACGTGCGCCGGGAGTGAAATCACAGTACCTGATTGTAAGGTTGTTGAGGAACAGCAGCCGTTGATTATTATTACGGTGCCTTCTTCTCG
- the LOC126605954 gene encoding protein DETOXIFICATION 51-like isoform X2, with product MYNPNPSSTATKTEHHHHQPPQPHFFLDFLSLPEAPKPPPLPHFTSSLAVSDIVAETKSLFQLAFPILLTALILYSRSVVSMLFLGHLGDLELAAGSLAIAFANITGYSVLSGLALGMEPLCSQAFGAQRPKLLSLTLHRSVIFLTLASLPISLLWVSMSVILLYLRQDPDITAVAHTYLIFSLPDLFTNSLIHPIRIYLRAQGITHPLTLASLAGALFHLPMNLLLVTRLQLGVAGVAAASAASNLFVLLALVSYVWATGIHEPTWTKPSRECLTGWKPLLRLAAPSCVSVCLEWWWYEIMIVLCGLLVDPRATVASMGVLIQTTSLIYAFPSSLSFAVSTRVGNELGANRPHKAKLSSAVAVMIAFLMGLSATSLASGMRGSWARMFTSDAEIVRLTSAALPILGLCELGNCPQTVGCGVLRGSARPSTAANVNLSAFYLVGMPVAVGLGFWVGIGFCGLWIGLLSAQVCCAGLMLYVVGTTDWDLQAKRAQSLTCAGSEITVPDCKVVEEQQPLIIITVPSSRDKGVVQ from the coding sequence ATGTATAATCCAAACCCTTCATCCACAGCCACGAAAACAGAGCATCATCACCATCAGCCGCCGCAGCCCCACTTTTTCCTAGACTTCTTATCCTTACCAGAAGCTCCAAAGCCGCCTCCGCTGCCACATTTCACAAGTTCACTTGCTGTTTCGGACATAGTCGCCGAGACCAAGTCTCTGTTTCAGCTGGCCTTCCCAATCCTCCTCACCGCCCTCATTCTCTACTCCCGCTCAGTCGTCTCGATGCTCTTCCTTGGCCACCTCGGCGACCTCGAGCTCGCCGCTGGATCCCTCGCCATCGCATTCGCTAACATCACCGGCTACTCCGTCCTCTCCGGACTAGCCCTGGGCATGGAACCTCTCTGTTCCCAAGCCTTCGGTGCCCAACGTCCGAAGCTCCTCTCTTTGACCCTCCACCGCTCCGTCATCTTCCTCACCCTCGCATCGCTGCCCATTTCGCTCCTCTGGGTCAGCATGTCAGTAATCCTCTTGTACCTCCGCCAGGACCCAGATATCACCGCCGTGGCCCACACCTATCTCATCTTCTCCCTCCCTGACCTCTTCACAAACTCCCTCATTCACCCAATCCGCATATACCTTCGCGCGCAGGGAATCACCCACCCGCTCACGTTAGCATCCCTCGCCGGCGCGCTCTTCCACCTCCCGATGAACCTCCTGTTAGTCACTCGGCTCCAGCTCGGCGTGGCCGGAGTCGCGGCGGCTTCCGCCGCTTCCAATCTATTTGTTTTACTGGCCCTCGTGTCGTACGTGTGGGCCACAGGGATCCACGAGCCAACATGGACGAAGCCGAGCCGCGAGTGCCTGACAGGTTGGAAGCCACTGCTTCGGCTCGCCGCACCGAGCTGCGTTTCCGTGTGCTTGGAGTGGTGGTGGTATGAGATCATGATCGTCCTGTGTGGGCTCCTCGTGGACCCCAGAGCAACCGTCGCCTCGATGGGCGTGCTCATCCAAACGACGTCGCTGATATACGCGTTCCCGTCCTCCTTGAGCTTCGCGGTCTCGACGCGGGTCGGGAACGAGCTCGGGGCGAACCGGCCGCACAAGGCAAAGTTATCCTCTGCGGTGGCGGTCATGATTGCGTTCTTGATGGGCCTATCCGCGACGAGTTTGGCGTCTGGGATGCGGGGGAGCTGGGCTCGGATGTTCACCAGCGACGCGGAGATCGTGCGGCTGACGTCGGCGGCGCTGCCGATCCTAGGCCTGTGCGAACTTGGCAACTGCCCGCAGACAGTGGGTTGTGGGGTCCTCAGAGGCAGCGCACGTCCGTCCACCGCGGCTAACGTGAACCTCAGCGCATTCTATCTCGTGGGCATGCCCGTGGCTGTGGGACTCGGGTTCTGGGTAGGAATCGGGTTTTGTGGATTATGGATCGGGTTGCTGTCAGCCCAGGTTTGTTGTGCTGGGCTGATGTTGTATGTGGTTGGGACCACAGACTGGGATCTTCAAGCTAAGAGGGCCCAGTCGCTAACGTGCGCCGGGAGTGAAATCACAGTACCTGATTGTAAGGTTGTTGAGGAACAGCAGCCGTTGATTATTATTACGGTGCCTTCTTCTCG